Proteins found in one Misgurnus anguillicaudatus chromosome 3, ASM2758022v2, whole genome shotgun sequence genomic segment:
- the lrpap1 gene encoding alpha-2-macroglobulin receptor-associated protein: protein MHFILLLCLFVLGANAGKYSKEVNEPKATEKDNNQVEFRIAKLNQVWEKAIRMQLSPVRLSELHSDLKIQEKDELQWKKHKAEGLDEDGEREAKLRRNFNIILAKYGMDGKKDTRTLDSNRLKDHDFKEGDTFDDPRLDKLWNKAKTSGKFSDEELQSLQREFQHHKDKINEYNIVMDTVSRTEEIHKNVISPLEGEVKEHVLHQKHADLKQRMRYLNQGFERLRKITHEGYSDDTEFKEPRVTELWEMAKRSNLSEDELDSFKEELRHFETKVEKHQHYQEQLELSHQKLKHVEALGDEDHIMRNKEKYNTLAEKAREMGYKMKKHLQDLTNKISRNGLQHNEL, encoded by the exons ATGCACTTTATACTTTTGTTATGTCTCTTCGTGCTCGGGGCAAACGCGGGGAAGTACTCAAAAGAAGTGAACGAGCCAAAAGCAACAGAAAAAGACAACAATCAGGTGGAATTCAGGATTGCCAAACTTAACCAGGTTTGGGAAAAGGCAATACGG ATGCAGCTTTCACCTGTGAGGCTTTCTGAACTACACAGCGATTTAAAGATCCAAGAGAAAGATGAACTTCAGTGGAAGAAGCACAAAGCAGAAGGCTTGGATGaagatggagagagagaagcCAAGCTTAGACGCAATTTTAATA TTATTCTAGCAAAGTATGGCATGGATGGCAAAAAAGACACTCGTACATTGGACAGCAACAGACTGAAAGATCATGATTTTAAAGAGGGAGATACATTCGATGACCCAAGACTAGACAAGCTGTGGAACAAG GCCAAAACTTCTGGAAAGTTCTCGGATGAGGAACTCCAAAGTCTTCAGAGAGAATTCCAGCATCACAAAGACAAGATCAATGAATACAACATTGTCATGGATACTGTGAGTCGGACAGAAG AGATCCATAAGAACGTAATAAGTCCTCTGGAGGGTGAAGTAAAGGAACATGTTCTCCATCAAAAACATGCAGATCTGAAGCAGAGAATGAGATACCTCAACCAGGGCTTCGAACGACTCCGCAAAATCACGCATGAGGGATACAGTGATGATACCG AATTCAAAGAGCCACGGGTCACAGAGCTTTGGGAGATGGCAAAAAGATCAAATCTTAGCGAGGACGAGCTCGACTCTTTTAAA GAGGAACTCAGACACTTTGAAACAAAAGTGGAGAAGCACCAGCACTATCAGGAGCAACTGGAACTATCACATCAGAAACTAAAGCATGTAGAGGCCCTGGGAGATGAGGACCACATTATGAGAAACAAAGAGAAATATAACACACTTGCTGAGAAAGCACGAGAAATGGGATACAAG atgaaGAAACATTTGCAAGACTTGACGAATAAGATTTCCCGTAATGGATTGCAACACAATGAACTGTGA